Part of the Acidobacteriota bacterium genome, CGCCGCGCACCCAGCGCCGGGTGAGCTTGCGAAAGATGCGGAAGTAGAGCTCGATCCGGCGTTCCGGATGGCGCTCGAGCTCGTCATGCCAGGCCGCGATCTCGGCGTCGTGCTGGGCCACCTGCGGCGCCGCTTCCCGGACCACCTCCATCGCCTGATGCTCTGAGAGGGCCGGCAGCTCCTGAACCTCGGGCCAGGGCCGGCCGCGGCGCGCGAAGACTTCGGCGACCGCCCGCTCCGTTTGGCGCTGGCGCCGCAGCGGACCGGCATAGACCGCACTGGGCTCGAAGCCCTGCTCGATCCAGGCTTCGCCGAGGGCCTGGCCCTGGCGAGCGCCGAGGTCCGAGAGGTGATCGTAGTCGTCCGAGTTGGCGGAAGCCTGACCGTGGCGGATGAGGAGTAGGCGGCTCATGGCGAGGGCACAAGATACCCGAGATGGGGGAACTGGTCGAGGCTCTGGCGCGAAATCTCCTCACCCGCTTCGAGAGCGTCGAGGGAGCGGGCGAGGGCGATGGCGACCGGGGCCTCGGGATAGTGCCGCTCGAAGGCCGCCAGATGGCGTCGCGCCAGGTCCAGGGACTCCCGCTGCCCGGCGGCGGCGCGGCGCCAGGCCAGCTCGGCGGCGGCCAACGGCAGACGCGGATCCTGGAGAGCCAGCTCGGAGGCGCGATCGAGAGATTTCTGGGCTCGTTGCCAGAGCTCTGCCGGATCTTGCCCCGCCTTCTGCCGGCGCCGGCTCTCCACCAAGGCCATGCGGACGCTCTCGAGGAGGGCCGTGTCGGGAGAGCCACTGAGCTCGCGGGCCCGCTCCAGGTCACGCTCGGCGGCGGTCCTCCAACCCCGGGAGAGCCCCTTCTGCTGGAGGTCGCGAATGGCCGCCAGGCGAGCCAGCTTGGCGCGCA contains:
- a CDS encoding histidine phosphatase family protein — translated: MSRLLLIRHGQASANSDDYDHLSDLGARQGQALGEAWIEQGFEPSAVYAGPLRRQRQTERAVAEVFARRGRPWPEVQELPALSEHQAMEVVREAAPQVAQHDAEIAAWHDELERHPERRIELYFRIFRKLTRRWVRGELAEAPPHLESWTEFRRRVATVLTDLGANHQPDEKVVAFTSAGAVAAAAGHVLELHDEKVLELSWMVPNISSTELHFAPYGLVLRNLNLLPHTLEEPLRTFV